The window cttcctggggtccacaaaacaTGAAAAGtaacaaaacacattttaaatACAACGATATGCAATACAACtgaaaaagtatgtgtgtgtgtgtgttacagtccCCGCCGTTCCATGAGTTGTTTAATCCAtttttttaaaggtaatttcATTGTTTGCTTGAGTAATTGGACATGGGAGTGCCATTAGAATCATGGCTCTGTGTAAAACTGTGTGTTGCCGTGAATTTTTgttttggacttggggactgtgaagagaaccctggtggcatgtcttgtggggaatGTACAGgtgtctgagctgaatgttattCGATTATGCAAACTATCTGGAATTTGTCACAGTAATATTTATCATAAAAACGAGAAGAGAAGTAGTTAATCTCTTGTCAACCCTCAACCATCTCAACATGGCACTGGGTCACCTCCATTGCTTTGGCTgcatgtttggggtcattgtcctgttggaatgtaaaatcttcgccccagtctaaggttgtttgcactctgaagcaggttctcatcaaggatttgcctgtatatgggtccattcattgttccctctgtccttaccagtctcccagtccctcccacTGAAAAGCACGGTAGGAATGTGTTGGATGGGTAATGAGCTATGCCTGGTTTTCTCCAAACATAGCActttgcattcaggacaaagagtacatttttttgtttcatcagaccacataaTCTCACAGTCTTTCATGTgtctttttgcaaactccaggcgtgCTGTCATATGCccttttctcaggagtggcttccatctggccacccTCCCATAAAGcacagattggtgaagtgctgtagagactgttgtccttctggcaggttctcccatctcagccaaggaactctgtagttctctcagagtggtcattggtttcttggtcacctccctgaccaaggtccttcttgcccggttgctCAAATTGGTTGGATGGCCAGCTCTAGGCATAGTCTGGGTAATTCcatatttttttcaatttcccaatGATGTGCTCTTGGAAAATGTCAACACTAAAGAaattgttttatacccttccctagatatatgcctcatcacaattctatctcAGGGATTTACAGACCGTTCTTGGAcgtcttccattgaagaatgatggaggccgctgtgttcttggggatcttcaatgctgatCTATGATCTAtgtcttgacacaatcctgtctgggagctctaaggacaattccttcaacctcatgtctTGGCTtctgttctgacatgcactgtcaactgtgggactttaaatagacaggtgtgtttctttctaaatcatttccgaacaattgaattggccagcgttggactccaatcaagttgtagtgacatctcaaggatgataaaagAAAATTGGATGCACCTTTCAGCTCAATATGGAGTGGCATAgcaaaggggtatgaatacttacagAGGGGCATACAATtatttagtcagctaccaattgtgcaggttctcccacttaaaaagatgagagaggcctgtaattttcatcataggtacacttcaactatgacagacaaaatgaagaaagaaaattcagaaaatcacattgtaggatttttaatgaatttatttgcaaattatggtggaaaataagtatttggtcacctacaaacaagcaagatttctggctctcacagacctgtaacttcttctttaagaggctcctctgtcctccactcgttacctgtattaatggcacctgtttgaacttgttatcagtataaaagacacctgtccacaacctcaaacagtcacactccaaactccactatggccaagaccaaagatctgtcaaaggacaccagaaacaaaattgtagacctgcacccggctgggaagactgaatctgcaataggtaagcagcttggtttgaagaaatcaactgtgggagcaattattaggaaatggaagacatacaagaccactgataatctccctcgatctggggctccacgcaagctATCACCCCattgggtcaaaatgatcacaagaacggtgagcaaaaatcccagaaccacacggggggacctagtgaatgacctgcagagagctgggaccaaagtaacaaagcctaccatcaataacacactacgccgccagggactcaaatcctgcagtgccagacgtgtccccctgcttaagccagtacatgtctaggcccgtctgaagtttgctagagagcatttggatgatccagaagaagattgggagaatgtcatatggtcagatgaaaccaaaatataactttttggtaaaaactcaactcatcgtgtttggaggacaaagaatgctgagtcgcatccaaagaacaccatacctactgtgaagcatgggggtggaaacatcatgctttgggactgtttttctgcaaagggaccaggacgactgatccatgtaaaggaaagaatgaatggggccatgtatcgtgagattttgagtgaaaacctccttccatcagcaaggacattgaagatgaaacatggctgggaatttcagcatgacaatgatcccaaacaccaatgatcccaaacacaccacccaggcaatgaaggagtggcttcgtaagaagcatttcaaggtcctggagtggcctagccagtctccagatctcaaccccatagaaaatctttggagggagttgaaagtccgtgttgcccagcaacagccccaaaacatcactgctctagagatctgcatggaggaatgggccaaaatgccagcaacagtgtgtggaaaccttgtgaagacttacagaaaacgtttgacctctgtcattgccaacaaaagggtatataacaaagtattgagataaacttttgttattgaccaaatacttattttccaccataatttgcaaataaataaataaataaatcctacaatatgaatttctagattttttttctcattttgtctgttatagttgaagtgtacctatgatgaaaattacaggcctctctcatctttttaagtcggagaacttgcacaattggtggctgactaaatacttttttgcccctctgtatatactgtactcgataccatctactgcatcttgccaatgCCGTTCTGTactatcactcattcatatatctttatgtacatattctttacccctttacacttgtgtatataAGGTAGGAGTTGTGGagttgttaggttagattactcgttggttattaatgcattgttggaactataagcacaagcatttcgctacactcgcattaacatctgctaaccatgtgtatgtgacaaataaaatttgatttgatttgattgttgcAAAAGCCATTATACCATAGAAGAGAAATGCAACCCAACAGAAGAGGCATGATGGGTCTCCTGTTAGATTCTACAAGAAGGTCAGGGGATGCAATAGGAGTCATGAATTGCTGAGAAGAAATGGGTGCCAGCATACCAGACCCCTTGGGCAGGGAGATAACAAGAGGATCCGCCTCCATTGCACTGGATTAGTAATGTGAAGCTCAACCAGGGATACTTTTGCCTCATTCAGGGAAGCTTATTCGACAAATGGAAATATTTCACAGGCAGAGTTTGGCAGTGCTCGCCTTACTCACTAAAACTGAAGGTCACACAGGCAAACTGAGGGACTGGAGACTATTGCCCTTATTACAGCCATTTCAATGTCTTTGACAGACCATAGTGCCAAATACAGTTCTGTCTATTAAAAAGTTATATTTTcttaatatattttatttaaccaggcctCTAAAGTCGGATTCTCCAATTTATGAGTTGGGGTTAGCGATGCCGCAACCACCGGAAGTTGATTCAAAACTATTTTGTGAAAAATGCTATCACACAATGTTAGCTCTCACACAAAATGTGGTTTGGAATTTAAGACATTGCTAGTAATTTGCTTGAATGAGGAAGTGCAGTGCAGAGTACACCCAAACCCAATCTGCTCATGATTCAATTGAAATTGAACATGGAACCGGCAGGGGGCAGAGTTAAACATTGTTGTTTTGGTATAACCACAATGCCTCTCAATAACTGCTCATTTCAGAGAAGGAAGTGGCCAGGGTGAAAgctgagatggaggagaagagagaaggaggtggCCAGTTGTAAAGATCCCCAAATGGTGCAAGAGGGCTGTaggagatagatggagagggtGTGCCTGTGTACTGTAGGCctgcagagagatacagggagatacactgcattaggaaagtattcaaaccccttgacttttcccacattttgttacattacagccttattctaaaatggattaaatacatttttgtcctcatcaatctacacataatatcccacaatgacaaagggaaaacaggtttttagaaatttttgcccatttaaaaaatgtaaataagtttttttttttttttttaagtattcagaccctttgaaattgagctcaggtgcatcatgtttgatcatccttgagatgtttgtacaacttgattggagtccacctgcaattaattaaattgattggacatgatttggaaagcacACACCTTTCTTTACAAGGTGCCACAGTTGACccttgcatgtcagagcaaaaaccaagccatgaggttgaaggaattgtcggtagagctccaagacaggattgtatcaaggcacagatctggggaaaggtaccaaaacatttctacagcattgaagttccccaagaacacagtgacctccatcatatttaaatggaagaagcttggAACCACCAAAGCTCTTCGTAGAGCTggcagcccggccaaactgagcaattgggggagaagggccttggtcaggtaggtgaccaagaacccgatggtcactctgacagagctctagagttcctctgtgaagatgggagaaccttccagaaggacaaccatctctgcagaactctaccaatcaggcctttatggtagagtggccagacgaaagccactcctctgtaaaaggcacatgacagcccgcttggagtttgccaaaaggtacctaaagactttcagaccatgataaacaagattctctggtctgatgaaacaaggattgaaatgccaagcatcacatctggaggaaaactggccccatccctacagtgaagcatggtggtggcagcatcatgctgtggggatgttcttcagaagcagggactggagactggtcaggaacgagggaaagatgaacagagcaaagtacagagatccttgatgaatatctgctccagagcactcaggacctcagactgaggtgaaggtttaccttccaacatgacaacgaccctaagcacaaagccaagataCTGCAGGAGtagctccccatctaacctgacagagcttgagaggatctgcagagaagaatgtgagaaactcctcaaatacaggtgtgccaagcttatagcgtcataccctaGTGGACTcgaatcgctgccaaaggtgcttcaacaaagtactgagtaaaaggtctgaatacatatgtaaatgtgatgtttcattttttttttatacatttgcaaatatttctaaaaacctgtttttgctttgttattattcaCTGGGGGAAAACTGTCTGACCTCGCATTGGTAACTTAAGAGGGCGGAACTTGACTTTATACAGATGTGGGGGGAAATGGCCTTGAAGGGGATTTTTGGGAATTCTGCAAGAGGGACCTGGCAACCCTGTTTGTGAGTCATGAACACGGTacgtgtataactacaaccagttagcaagtcggaCATTTCCAAGTTTCCTAGTTGCGATTTGCATGTGAAAGCGGCATCCTTATCAGCGAATATTAGTCTGGCTGTTGTGTAATGCCCTTATTAAATTTAAAACATTAGCAATTTTAACTGTTCTTCTAGTCTCCAGTTGCACTGGCAATGCATGTGACTGTGTTTTTTTAGGGGTATCTTGTTCTATCCATGTGACAGCCAGAGCTCCCTGGTGCATTGGATTCCATTACCCTCAGCTGTAAAGAGGGAGGGCCAGGCCTGGAGAGTCAGATTGCATGGGGGAAATCAAATGGCTGTTGAGAGGGATTGATAATGGAATCCCAGAGTGTAGCTGTTGCGCTGCAGCTACAGTTAAACATCACTCTTCAAACATCTTATTGAACAATGCACACAAACCTGCCCGTGTCTCTCCATACTGAATAAGTTTGTGATGAGTAACTTTGCCTGAGAACTGAAGACGAGTGATTGCTTCCTGAGCTGAGGATTTAGCTCAGGGTCTTGTGCCGTGCAGAATGTCATGTAAGAATCATCCCAGCTTGAAATAGTTCCCAATCGTTCTGACACAGGACTCCTGGATTCAAGCCCAGTCTGTCACATTGGTTCCGTGACCGGCATGGGTCTCTGAGAAAGAGGATGGCAAACGGGGTGAAGTGTAATTTAGGTGGTTTGGTGAGTAATGCTCATGTGATGAGTTAATGAAAACGCGTGTAAATTCCCCAAGGCAACGCTAGGCTAGCTCAGTGGACTAACAGTCTTCTGATGCACAGGAGACCAAAGAAAACATACCTTACTGCACTTATCATTTGCCTGGCTACACAGACACCTTGCTCCAGCCAAACGCTACACCACACCCACAGACATTAGTTTCTTCtccgcaatgagtctggatctgagtacctccctGATCCTTCAACGAATGTTAACACATTCGGGGCTATCTGATTGATCCCGAACCCGATGGGTTGGGCTAAAGCCAGAACACACGTGGCTAAAGCGGCAGTTTGAAAATTcatcattggctttgatactctgattggttggaGATGATCCAATCACTGATGACTTTGTTTGTAAAATACCCCTTGTTGTACTCATCAATACAAACGACTTCAATGATGGCTgtctcagactaaagtatgtaGTGAATGACAGAGCAGCGGAATAATTTTATGTGAGTCGTCATGTGTTCTATTATACTTTCCACCAATTTCAATCCATGACTTTGGGAAGCTGCTCCGTGAGGCTCCCCAGATCCCATTTCCAGAGGTGTCTGGAAGCAACTGTCTCGTCAAATTTTATGCTCAGTTTTCTTAATTAAATTTAGGAGAGCGTCAAACCATTTTAGATCCATTACTCCACCTCTAAAATGTACCCAGAGTGCAAAATGAATGTGCAATCCATCCGTTCATACATTTCTCAGCCACTAATAATATCATGTTATAGATAGACACAAAAAGTAAGGTAGCAACCATGGATATGCACACATCTCATTAAATTCtgaacaatgtaaaaaaaatacatgaGTTTAATTGACTACCTGTTGAATATGGTCCTTATGGTAATAATTTGACTACTAACACTTTTTCCCTGCTGAATTATCGCAGGTGAGCGAATAATTGCAAAATGCAGTTAGCAACAAAGTAATGTTTCTTGATTATTGGTTGACGCAATTTTTTTCGTGGCCAATCATGTGCCTCTGGGCATACGCTATCTGAGCGCCCTGACAAGCGCGAGGTGTGTTGCTTGGTAAACTTCAGCCAGTACCAGAATGATAAAATGATTCCGATTGGTCAAAGCTGCGTCAGCTGTCAGAAGAACGGTATAAATATTCCCCGACCCTTTTCTCTAGCTGTGGACATTGTTGATGTCAGTGTGGTTTTGGTGGTGAAAAGATTGTTGTTGACCCTATGTGGGGGAAGTATTTATATAAGAGAACCTTTATAAAAAAAACAGTTATTTATTTTGGGCAAACATCAAGGTAAGACATCTCTTTTATGCGATATTCATGTAATACTCTGCAAGCAAATGTTCTGCTACACCATGAGGTGTAATCAAAAATGTTATTATACAAAGTTTTCGAAACATTAGCTAGGTTACGTTAACTTGGTTGTAACGTTATCTAGATGCAAGTTAACAATTTGATTCCATCCAGCTTTCGTCAACTTGTCATCAAAACAAAGCTTTTAAGTTCTGTAGACTATCTATGCCAAGTTGGCTTGCAAATTGTTGCTAAATTATTattgaccattttcctgtttaTTTTTACAGCACTTTAAAAAGGAACAAACGGTGTGTCACTATGGTTGTTGCTACAAGCACACTGAACAGTAAAAACGCTGAATGCATATCAGAATTGGTTGACCGTAGATACGAACAGGCTTGTATCGACAATGGTAAGCTTGGAAGTAGTGTTATTATTCTACACAATGTATACTTTCATGTGTAGGCCTATTTTGCAACTGGTTATTTCTATAGTCTCCAGCGCTTGTTTACTTCAATATTGGTGCATAGCTGCAGGGAAGAATGGCGCAGGAGGGCGGGAGGGGAGTGGATGGTGAAGTCAACAAAAGATGAAGTCATCTTTTCTCATCAGCTCTGTGCAAGCCTACAGGACTCAGTTTATTTGTTAATGAAAGTTGTACTTGATGGAGACACATCAAATGTTCAGTGTTTGTTCCATAATGTGCTTTTTGCCTTGCACCTTCACTCAACTATTTATCTTTTTGTCTTCAATTAGAGCTGGATTTCTGGGACCACTGTCTGGCTGAACCCCACCTGAATGTGGAGGTGTCTGAGGACAGGACATGTCAGCAGCTGGCCAAGATGTTCGAGACCTGCCTGTCGCGGGCCAAAAAGACCACGCTGCACTGCTCAAAAGTGCTGGTCCCGGAGAAGCTCACTCGGAGGATAGCGCGTGATGTCCTGCGCCTGTCATCGGGCGAGCCATGTGGCATGCGTGGCTGTGTGCTCTACGTGCACCTGGAACAGGAGAAGTGCTGCAAGCAGCTGGAGCGCATTGTGTACAGTGCAGATGTGGTGCCCACCTTTGAACTGACACTGGTGTTCAAACAGGATGGCAGCGCTTGGCCCAGCCTCAGAGACTTCCTGCACATTGGTGCCTGTTTCACTCCAGGCTTCAGGCATGTGCTGAAACTCAGTCCGGGCTTCCGGCTCATCAAAAAGAAGCTCTACTCCTCCTCGGCTGGTACCGTGGTAGAAGAGTACTGAGGCAATGGCGGAAGGTGGgactcttggggggggggggggggggtgtgtaaGGGTACAATGCACTTCTACACTTGAGTGTGAATGTAAAAATCACTCCTGGAGGGTCGTTTGTTTTGTATGACTACAGTTTGTCAAGTGATGGCGTGCTGGTATACGAAGGTTATCGGAGGTGTCCAAAGGCCGGTCAACCAGCCTGTCTGTTCCAATGTCCAGAATGGTTCAGCTTATTATTCAAAATGGACAGGCTTGGTTACTGTAATGGATTATGGTCTAATGCCTGAACAAGATTAGCATAACTGTCATTGACTTCACAATATTTGAACAAGTTTTTCCAATCAGTTGAAGTTAAATGTAACATTCTGAATATATttatattgtcacatacaccagatgggtgcagtgaaatgttttatggggttaagtgccttgctcaagggcacattgacagctTTTATTTTTCACCTTGTCTGCTCTGGTATTCAAGCCAGTGACCTTTTCAGTGCTGGCTGTACGCTCTAACcgcaaggctacctgccaccctttaGAGTCTTTGGTAATCAATAATTGTCTGACTCATAATTCAAAATTATAAAGATTTGGCAACTCATGTTTACTGTTGATGTCCTGGTTTTCCACATTTTTAGTAAGTATGTGTTTGTTCAGTCACTAGCCACTTTGAAGTTGCATCAGTCTGAAGTTTGTTTCCAGATTTGTCCACTGTGTTCAGCAAAGTAAACACTCCTAGAGGAACAGGACCTGAAAAGTGGTCAGGGGCCATAATGTAAGTGTTCAATGCTGATTTGTGGGTATGTTTGTTAGCGAGTCATTGAATGTTTGTCCTTGTGAACATGCTGCTCATCAATGGCGCAGGCTCTAAAACCTCGATGCCTTAAACTGCCATTTAGAAAATGTTAATCAGTTCATTTTTTTGCACTTGTTTAGATTCAAGCTCGAAGTGATTTCTGTAGAGCTTTCCTTTTTAATACCATATTTTGTCGTTACAATGCTGTTCTCAATTCACTGCAGTGCTGTTTAAGCAACTGAGGATTTTAAATTCCTTTTGAAGGAAGTGGGAATTGTGTATTTTtgacaataaaacattttaaactgACTTGTCAAGTGTTTAAATATTCATTCAAATGTTTTCCAATCTGGGTTTAACTGCATTTACACGTGACTCTAATTTTGAAAAATTGGAATTTGACTACAGATTGCAAATGTTTTAATGGTAAGAAATTGACTTGCCACTAATTTTGTACAAGAGCTTTTGGCTAATCCATCAACTAGCCAGCTGTGGTGGCTCTTCTGGTGCTATGAATGAGACTGACATGAAAAGTTGCACAATACAGGCTTCTCAAAACATAGCAGCAATATGAACATGACCAGTGGGATTCTCTTTGTGCTAGGGGGCTGGCATAACACAGATTTTTCAGCATGGTGCATTACTGAAGTAGTCTGTAGAAATACCCATTTCAGTCTCCTATGCATGACACTGGGGGAAAAACTACTGGTCCTTAACTGCCTCAGGTGGGTCTAATGCTGGTTGACccacaacaggtgggtctaatgcTGGTTAACTGCATTTCAGCTGGTGTCGATTCTACAAGATACCACCGGCTAAATTTACCGTATGATGTTGAAAGGTCTCtgctctgttccatctgactgcacaatccactcatcagcccagccaggtacTTCAAACTTCACTACTAaaaagctcagttggtagagcatggcgcttgtaacgccaggatagtgggttcaattcccgggaccacccatacgtagaatgtatgcacacatgactaagtcgctttggataaaagcgtctgctaaatggcatatattattatattattatattaagcattagacatttgttttcaacagcggagatttgtataaccTTGGCtgtctgacatttgcaacatcgCATCATTAGATGTTAGTTTTCACTAGAAGTACAGAAGCAGCTTTAAACATTTTCTAGATTTGCCTAATCTCCTTTTCCAAATTCTTCAAATTTCACATACTGGTGTTATGAAAATATTTTATTGGGGTTGAATTTACACTAGTGAAGacccagtgcactacttctgtAAAAAGTGTTTACCATTTGTAATGAGTGATCTGTATCAAAGTATCTGAAAATACATGCTTGATGTGTTTTGCAGTTTCTTGAAATACTTTGCAAATCCAACTAATTTctcaaactgaaatggtctattGATGCCTTTCCATTTTagacttatccagagcaacttacagtagtgagtgcatacattttcatactggacctccgtgggaatcgaacccacaacactagctctaccaactgagccacatcacATCATAAACCACTTGATGTCTCAATGTATTCAATTACTGTATTGTGCATAGTTTTTCTTTATGGCGATGGAAAGTCTACAGGTACAAACCCAGATGTCCTGCGTATgtataataacagcctccacttttctgggaaggttttccactagatgttggaacattgctgcggggacttgcttccattcagtcataAGCATTAGTGAGCTCAGGCACTGATGTTaggagattaggcctggctcacagtcggcgttccaattcatcccaaaggtgtccaatggggttgaggtcagggctctgtgcaggccactcAAGTTCAagcacaccgatctcaacaaaccatttctgtatgggcctcgctttgtgcacgggggcattgtcatgctaggaaagtaaagggccttccccaaactgttgctacaaaattggaagcacagaattatctagaatgccattgtatggTGTAGAGTTAAGATTCACCTTCACtgcaactaaggggcctagcctgaacaatgaaaaacagccccagaccattactcctccaccaaactttacaattggcactatgcattcgggcaggtagggttctcctgtcatccaccaaacccagatttgtctgactgccagatggtgaagcatgattcatcactctagagaacgattccactgctccagtccaatggcggcaggctttacaccactccagccgacacttggaattgcgcatggtgatcctaggcttgtgtgcggcagctaggccatggaaacccatttcatgaagcgcccgatgaacagttcttgtgctgacattgctaccagaggcagtttgaaactcggtagtgagtgttgcaaccaaggataGATTTTTAAgcgttacgcgcttcagcactttgATGTG of the Oncorhynchus gorbuscha isolate QuinsamMale2020 ecotype Even-year linkage group LG25, OgorEven_v1.0, whole genome shotgun sequence genome contains:
- the LOC124014138 gene encoding DNA damage-inducible transcript 4-like protein, with product MWGKYLYKRTFIKKTVIYFGQTSSTLKRNKRCVTMVVATSTLNSKNAECISELVDRRYEQACIDNELDFWDHCLAEPHLNVEVSEDRTCQQLAKMFETCLSRAKKTTLHCSKVLVPEKLTRRIARDVLRLSSGEPCGMRGCVLYVHLEQEKCCKQLERIVYSADVVPTFELTLVFKQDGSAWPSLRDFLHIGACFTPGFRHVLKLSPGFRLIKKKLYSSSAGTVVEEY